From Enterococcus mediterraneensis, the proteins below share one genomic window:
- the map gene encoding type I methionyl aminopeptidase — protein MITLKSPREIELMNESGALLADVHKQLRTFIKPGITSWDIEVFVRDYIESHGGIAAQIGFEGYEYATCCSINNEICHGFPRKKPLANGDLIKVDMCIELKGAVSDSCWAYIVGDSTPEIDHLMEVTRKALYLGIEQATVGNRIGDIGHAIQTYVEGEGLSVVRDFIGHGVGPTIHESPAVPHYGEAGKGLRLKEGMVITIEPMVNTGTWKMKMDPNGWTAYTLDGGLSCQYEHTIAITKEGPKILTSQGEEGTY, from the coding sequence ATGATTACATTGAAATCACCAAGAGAAATTGAATTAATGAATGAGTCCGGAGCATTATTGGCAGACGTACATAAACAGTTGCGGACGTTTATCAAACCGGGCATCACTAGTTGGGACATTGAAGTTTTTGTCCGAGATTACATTGAAAGTCATGGCGGGATCGCAGCTCAAATTGGATTTGAAGGATATGAGTATGCTACTTGCTGCAGTATAAATAATGAAATCTGTCATGGATTTCCCCGCAAAAAACCGTTGGCAAACGGTGATTTGATCAAAGTGGATATGTGTATCGAACTCAAAGGAGCAGTTTCTGATTCATGCTGGGCTTATATCGTAGGGGATTCAACACCTGAGATCGATCATTTGATGGAAGTTACCCGCAAAGCTCTGTATCTGGGAATCGAGCAGGCAACTGTCGGCAATCGAATCGGTGATATCGGTCATGCGATCCAAACTTACGTTGAAGGGGAAGGTCTTTCCGTCGTTCGGGACTTTATCGGACATGGCGTAGGACCTACGATCCATGAAAGTCCGGCTGTTCCCCATTATGGTGAAGCAGGTAAAGGACTGCGCTTGAAAGAAGGCATGGTGATCACTATCGAGCCGATGGTCAACACCGGTACTTGGAAAATGAAAATGGATCCAAATGGCTGGACTGCTTACACATTAGATGGCGGGTTAAGCTGTCAATATGAACATACCATTGCTATCACAAAAGAAGGTCCTAAAATTTTGACATCTCAAGGCGAAGAAGGAACCTACTAA
- a CDS encoding flavodoxin: MTLAKIVYASMTGNTEEIADIVAEAMENLEIDVEINECTQVDAAEFEDADICIVASYTYGDGDLPDEIMDFYEDLQELDLSGKIYGVCGSGDTFYDDFCKAVDDFDAAFAKTGAVKGAEGVKVDLNAEEEDIENLEAFAKKIVEAAQ, encoded by the coding sequence ATGACCTTAGCAAAAATCGTTTATGCCAGTATGACTGGGAATACTGAAGAAATCGCTGATATCGTTGCTGAAGCGATGGAAAATTTAGAAATCGACGTTGAAATCAATGAATGTACACAAGTTGATGCTGCTGAATTTGAAGATGCGGATATCTGCATCGTTGCATCTTATACATATGGAGATGGCGATCTGCCTGATGAGATCATGGACTTTTACGAAGACTTGCAAGAGCTTGATCTAAGCGGCAAAATCTATGGCGTTTGCGGTTCCGGCGATACATTTTATGACGACTTCTGCAAAGCTGTCGATGACTTTGACGCAGCGTTCGCTAAGACTGGCGCAGTCAAAGGTGCAGAAGGTGTCAAAGTCGACTTAAACGCGGAAGAGGAAGATATCGAAAACCTGGAAGCTTTTGCGAAAAAAATCGTTGAAGCTGCTCAATGA